One Setaria italica strain Yugu1 chromosome II, Setaria_italica_v2.0, whole genome shotgun sequence DNA segment encodes these proteins:
- the LOC101758020 gene encoding uncharacterized protein LOC101758020, which produces MSSGSGPNSPAQAAGGGGAIRPQRSGADPLLIVCRCFGVVTAATALLCVAVNVLSAVHSFRGGIDILGGVFRCYAVVFSIFVGVLETEWEFIVKFCKIFEYLPARGMLQIFVAVMTKAYPNVERNDLLLLQEIASYMLLACGAVYIISGILCLGVLKRRKQQKETSREQAVKDLKELEKRREELESLLIAERSEAA; this is translated from the exons ATGTCGTCGGGGTCCGGTCCGAACTCGCCGGCGcaggctgccggcggcggcggggcgatcCGCCCCCAGCGGTCCGGCGCCGACCCGCTCCTCATCGTGTGCCGCTGCTTCGGGGTCGTCACGGCGGCCACCGCGCTCCTCTGCGTCGCCGTCAACGTCCTCTCCGCCGTCCACTCCTTCCGCGGCGGCATCGAC ATATTAGGGGGCGTATTCCGGTGCTACGCGGTGGTGTTCTCCatcttcgtcggcgtcctcgagACCGAGTGGGAATTCATCGTCAAGTTCTGCAAG ATATTTGAATACTTGCCTGCAAGGGGAATGCTACAGATATT TGTTGCTGTCATGACGAAGGCATACCCAAATGTTGAGAGGAATGATCTGCTTTTGCTCCAGGAGATTGCCAGCTATATGCTTCTTGCATGTGGAGCTGTCTACATAATCTCG GGTATATTGTGCCTTGGTGTGTTGAAACGTCGTAAGCAGCAGAAAGAGACATCACGGGAGCAAGCGGTCAAGGATTTGAAG GAGCTCGAGAAACGGAGAGAAGAACTTGAGTCACTGTTAATTGCTGAGCGGTCTGAAGCAGCCTGA
- the LOC101756160 gene encoding uncharacterized protein LOC101756160, with product MASSSMAAPLPRSPPALMDELVEEILLRVPPDDPARLVHAALTCKRWCRLVSDPGFRRRFRLFHRAGPMLGFVYRGTCTTGFTPTSSFRPPGAAVCRDWWPLDARHGRILFRDAVLIQAGKDIGLIVLDPIAGEVRRLPLPWFTRSYRSWNAALLCAAAGCDHLDCAPGGPFIVIFVGTDAATGFTSVLVYSSEAAKWRLTALIEGTSYDMIHGGSTLVGNALYYQEQIRGILEYDLGKKKLSFIKLPPKYCRRPSMIVLMAAKGGVGLGFATLEDFDLYMWSRDESVPSGWTQQRVIKLRSLLNAPALSFSRYMMIALADGVGVVFILARDLGVFAVGLESGQVRKVSDDGDRIIDVFPYVSFCTPGSCLMCLIHL from the coding sequence ATGGCCAGCAGCAGCATGGCGGCGCCGCTACCAcgttcgccgccggcgctgaTGGACGAGCTCGTGGAGGAGATCCTCCTCCGCGTACCGCCGGACGACCCCGCGCGCCTCGTCCACGCCGCCCTCACCTGCAAGCGCTGGTGCCGCCTCGTCTCGGACCCCGGCTTccgccgccgattccgcctGTTCCACCGCGCGGGCCCCATGCTCGGGTTCGTCTACCGCGGCACGTGCACCACCGGCTTCACGCCCACCTCCTCCTTCcgcccgcccggcgccgccgtctgCCGCGACTGGTGGCCGCTCgacgcccgccacggccgcatCCTCTTCCGCGACGCTGTCCTGATCCAGGCCGGCAAAGACATAGGGCTCATCGTCTTGGATCCCATCGCCGGCGAGGTGCGCAGGCTGCCCTTGCCGTGGTTCACGCGCTCTTACCGCTCCTGGAACGCGGCGTtgctctgcgccgccgcgggcTGCGACCACCTCGACTGCGCCCCCGGAGGCCCCTTCATCGTGATCTTTGTGGGCACAGACGCGGCCACGGGGTTCACTTCCGTTTTGGTCTATTCATCCGAGGCTGCTAAGTGGCGCCTGACCGCACTTATTGAGGGAACCAGCTACGATATGATCCATGGGGGCAGTACCCTTGTCGGCAATGCGCTCTACTACCAGGAGCAGATCAGGGGGATCCTGGAGTACGATTTGGGCAAGAAAAAATTGTCTTTCATCAAGCTACCGCCGAAGTACTGCAGGAGGCCGAGCATGATTGTGCTCATGGCAGCGAAGGGTGGTGTTGGGTTGGGATTCGCCACACTGGAGGATTTCGATCTCTACATGTGGTCGAGGGATGAGTCTGTTCCGAGTGGATGGACGCAACAAAGAGTCATTAAGCTCAGGAGCTTGCTCAATGCTCCTGCACTCTCATTCTCACGTTACATGATGATCGCTCTGGCGGATGGGGTCGGTGTTGTTTTCATATTGGCTCGTGATCTTGGGGTCTTTGCTGTTGGCCTCGAGTCTGGCCAGGTGAGGAAGGTTTCTGATGATGGCGACAGAATCATCGATGTTTTTCCCTACGTGAGCTTCTGCACTCCAGGTAGTTGCCTCATGTGTCTCATCCATCTTTAA